The following coding sequences are from one Mycolicibacterium aichiense window:
- a CDS encoding prenyltransferase, with the protein MPRPSDLEGVPGVADILTPQQCRQTAESIAAVQESSGEIPWSEIGHTDVWDHVECAMALTAAGLLEPARAAYEWCRREQRADGSWPIQYRRGVIEDANSDSNFCAYIAAGIWHHFLVTGDVRFAEHMWPTVRAGIDFVLGLQAGTGEIYWAQGPSGVLEEALLTGCASVYHSIRCALALADRLDDPQPEWEVALGRLGHAIAEHPDAFTEKPHHSMDWYYPILGGALRGEQATARIAHRWDDFVVDGLGIRCVDDRPWVTGAETCELVMALDAMGDRSRALTQFKSMQHLREKDGSYWTGLVFADGKRWPVERTTWTAAAVILAADALSSTTGGSAIFRAADLPRGLEGEYDCECVRR; encoded by the coding sequence ATGCCGCGCCCCAGTGATCTTGAGGGTGTGCCGGGCGTAGCCGACATCCTCACGCCGCAGCAATGTCGTCAGACAGCGGAATCTATTGCCGCCGTTCAGGAATCGTCAGGTGAGATCCCGTGGTCGGAGATCGGGCACACCGACGTGTGGGATCACGTCGAGTGCGCGATGGCCCTGACCGCGGCGGGCCTTCTCGAGCCCGCCCGGGCGGCCTACGAATGGTGCCGCCGTGAGCAGCGCGCCGACGGATCCTGGCCGATCCAGTACCGGCGCGGTGTGATCGAGGACGCCAACAGCGACAGCAACTTCTGCGCCTACATCGCCGCAGGCATCTGGCACCACTTTCTGGTGACCGGCGACGTCCGGTTCGCCGAGCACATGTGGCCGACGGTCCGCGCGGGAATCGACTTCGTCCTCGGTTTGCAGGCCGGGACCGGCGAAATCTATTGGGCGCAAGGGCCATCCGGTGTCCTCGAGGAGGCGTTGCTGACCGGCTGCGCCAGCGTCTACCACAGCATCCGTTGCGCGCTGGCACTCGCCGACCGGCTGGACGATCCGCAGCCCGAATGGGAGGTGGCTCTGGGACGACTGGGCCACGCCATCGCCGAACACCCGGACGCCTTCACCGAGAAGCCGCACCACTCGATGGACTGGTACTACCCCATTCTCGGCGGTGCACTGCGCGGCGAGCAGGCAACCGCCCGGATCGCCCACCGCTGGGACGATTTCGTGGTCGACGGGCTGGGCATCCGCTGCGTCGACGACCGGCCGTGGGTCACCGGGGCCGAGACCTGCGAGTTGGTCATGGCGTTGGACGCCATGGGCGACCGGTCGCGGGCGCTGACGCAGTTCAAATCCATGCAGCACCTGCGCGAGAAGGACGGCTCCTACTGGACCGGACTCGTTTTCGCCGACGGGAAACGCTGGCCCGTCGAACGGACCACGTGGACCGCCGCGGCGGTCATCCTGGCCGCCGACGCATTGTCATCGACCACCGGCGGCAGCGCCATCTTCCGCGCCGCCGATCTGCCGCGCGGCCTCGAGGGCGAGTACGACTGTGAATGCGTCAGGCGCTGA
- a CDS encoding MBL fold metallo-hydrolase: MHLLWETLTDGVYRCRLTFLDVTVGLVRGTRRNLLIDCGTTLSEATQIADDVVGITGSPVTDVVMTHHHFDHILGSAGFGTAVLHSPAAVARALTTGIGHVRAHALRYGVDPDLLDQAIAGVRAPDHTVTAVDLDLGGRSVHLELPGAGHTDHDLVVVVPPVGADRRTVVFCGDLVEESADPAIDTGSDLPAWPRALDRLLELGGQDALYVPGHGAVVDAPFVRAQRDWLAARTSPG; the protein is encoded by the coding sequence ATGCACCTCCTCTGGGAAACGCTGACCGATGGTGTATACCGCTGCCGGCTGACCTTTCTCGACGTCACGGTCGGGTTGGTTCGGGGAACGCGCCGGAATTTGCTGATCGATTGCGGTACAACGCTTTCCGAAGCGACACAGATCGCAGACGACGTGGTCGGCATCACCGGTTCGCCGGTGACCGACGTGGTGATGACCCACCACCATTTCGACCACATCCTGGGCTCGGCCGGTTTCGGTACGGCCGTCCTGCATTCGCCTGCCGCTGTCGCCCGCGCGCTGACCACCGGAATCGGCCACGTTCGGGCTCACGCCCTGCGGTACGGGGTGGACCCGGACCTGCTGGACCAGGCGATCGCCGGCGTCCGCGCCCCCGATCACACGGTGACGGCCGTCGATCTCGACCTCGGCGGCCGCAGCGTGCATCTCGAACTGCCGGGAGCAGGTCATACCGACCACGATCTGGTGGTCGTCGTTCCGCCGGTGGGAGCAGACCGGCGGACGGTCGTCTTCTGTGGCGATCTGGTCGAAGAGTCCGCCGACCCGGCGATCGACACCGGCTCGGACCTGCCTGCCTGGCCGCGTGCCCTGGACCGGCTCCTCGAACTCGGCGGCCAGGACGCGCTGTACGTGCCCGGGCACGGCGCGGTGGTCGATGCGCCGTTCGTCCGCGCCCAGCGTGACTGGCTGGCGGCCCGAACCTCGCCGGGCTGA
- a CDS encoding gluconokinase: MTSPIVVMGVSGSGKSTVGAALAQRLRVPFADADDFHPPANIAKMTAGHALDDEDRFPWLEAIGVWLAEHPGGGVMSCSALKRKYRDQLRRHCHDVTFLHLDGTAEVIARRQASRPGHFMPASLLTSQFATLEPLDADEEGISIDVDQSIDSIVDSYISRTSGK, encoded by the coding sequence ATGACCTCACCCATCGTCGTCATGGGAGTGTCCGGTTCGGGGAAATCAACCGTCGGCGCGGCCTTGGCGCAACGGCTGCGCGTGCCTTTCGCCGACGCCGACGATTTCCACCCGCCTGCCAACATCGCCAAGATGACCGCGGGGCACGCCCTCGACGACGAGGACCGTTTCCCGTGGCTCGAGGCGATCGGGGTGTGGCTGGCCGAGCACCCCGGCGGCGGCGTGATGAGCTGCTCGGCGCTCAAACGTAAGTACCGCGATCAGCTTCGCCGGCATTGCCACGACGTGACGTTCCTGCATTTGGACGGAACAGCGGAGGTCATTGCCCGCCGGCAGGCAAGCAGGCCAGGCCATTTCATGCCGGCGAGCCTGCTGACTTCGCAATTCGCCACGCTCGAACCCCTCGATGCCGACGAAGAAGGCATCAGCATCGACGTCGATCAGAGCATCGATTCGATCGTCGACAGCTACATCTCCCGCACATCAGGAAAGTGA
- a CDS encoding class I SAM-dependent methyltransferase, protein MSRTDTASAAQTSRLFELAEKVVGFMPADEGRALYDAALRYLDAGIAVEIGTYCGKSTVMLGAAAAATGSVLYTVDHHHGSEEHQAGWEFHDTTMVDPVSGRFDTLPTFRRTLDAADLDDTIVAVVGKSPVVARGWRTPLDLLFIDGGHSETAAQQDFDGWAKWVALGGTLIIHDVFPDPRDGGRPPYNIYCRAIESGQFTEVGCTGSLRVLERVGGAAGEAVSA, encoded by the coding sequence ATGAGCCGCACCGACACTGCCTCCGCAGCGCAAACTTCCCGACTTTTCGAATTGGCGGAGAAAGTCGTGGGCTTCATGCCTGCCGACGAGGGACGGGCGCTGTACGACGCGGCGCTGCGCTACCTGGATGCCGGGATCGCCGTCGAGATCGGCACCTACTGCGGCAAGTCGACGGTCATGCTGGGCGCCGCCGCCGCCGCGACCGGCAGCGTGCTGTACACCGTGGACCACCATCACGGATCCGAGGAGCACCAAGCCGGCTGGGAGTTCCACGACACGACGATGGTCGACCCGGTCAGCGGACGATTCGACACCTTGCCCACATTCCGGCGCACACTGGACGCTGCCGACCTCGACGACACGATCGTCGCGGTGGTCGGCAAGTCGCCGGTCGTCGCACGTGGCTGGCGCACGCCCCTGGATCTGTTGTTCATCGACGGCGGCCACAGTGAGACCGCCGCCCAGCAGGACTTCGACGGCTGGGCCAAGTGGGTGGCCCTCGGCGGCACGCTGATCATTCACGACGTCTTCCCCGACCCGCGTGATGGTGGCCGCCCGCCCTACAACATCTATTGCCGCGCAATCGAATCCGGCCAGTTCACCGAAGTGGGTTGCACCGGCTCGCTGCGAGTGCTCGAGCGTGTCGGCGGGGCCGCCGGGGAAGCGGTCAGCGCCTGA
- a CDS encoding DUF6328 family protein: MDVDHPEADQRWNAAARSETEAERLDRNWSTLLQELRVTQTGVQLLTGFLLTLPFQNRFTTLSTEVQVVYLATVICSLAATVLLVAPVGMHRMLFRRHRLRPLVAIAHRFAFCGLLLLGTALTGVAVVVFGAVLGEEAGVLAGIVTAVVMVTAWVVFPLWMRRLDG, translated from the coding sequence ATGGATGTCGACCATCCTGAGGCGGACCAGCGGTGGAACGCCGCGGCCCGATCCGAGACCGAAGCGGAGCGACTGGACCGGAACTGGTCCACCCTGCTCCAGGAGCTTCGTGTCACCCAGACCGGCGTCCAGTTGCTCACCGGCTTTCTTCTGACTCTGCCCTTCCAGAATCGGTTCACCACGTTGAGCACCGAGGTGCAGGTGGTCTACCTGGCGACCGTGATCTGCTCGCTGGCGGCGACGGTCCTGTTGGTCGCACCCGTCGGCATGCACCGGATGTTGTTCCGCAGGCACCGGCTGCGCCCCCTGGTCGCGATCGCGCATCGCTTCGCGTTCTGCGGGCTTCTGCTGCTGGGCACCGCGCTCACCGGGGTGGCCGTCGTGGTGTTCGGGGCAGTGCTCGGTGAAGAGGCCGGTGTGCTGGCCGGGATCGTGACCGCCGTGGTGATGGTGACGGCCTGGGTGGTGTTCCCGCTGTGGATGCGCCGCCTCGACGGGTGA
- a CDS encoding DoxX family protein: protein MLIRRVARPMLAAVFIGQGFEALKSPKPAAEAARPALEGLQKLPESVSANVPNDPETLAKITAAVQIGGGLLLASGRLPRVASAALAATVIPANLGAHMFWDEPDQQLKAEKRRAFLTDMSLLGGLIIASADTAGKPSLGWRGRRAARKVSEAVSGSLPGSNHGLLDNDLLDRVGPKVGHGLHVGAERGRELALTAGERAVPLLETARKRGAEFAEIARERGAELADIASERGAELADVARKRGADFADVASERGAELADVARKRGAEFVDVARDQSGELVDTTRARARKANKKAKKDAKKLAKR, encoded by the coding sequence ATGTTGATTCGCAGAGTTGCCCGGCCAATGTTGGCAGCGGTGTTCATCGGCCAAGGATTCGAAGCGCTGAAAAGCCCGAAACCGGCCGCCGAAGCGGCCCGCCCGGCGCTCGAAGGTTTGCAAAAGCTGCCCGAATCGGTCAGCGCGAATGTGCCCAACGATCCGGAGACACTGGCGAAGATCACCGCGGCCGTCCAGATCGGCGGCGGTCTGCTGCTCGCCTCGGGTCGCCTGCCCCGGGTGGCCTCGGCGGCGTTGGCTGCCACCGTGATTCCGGCCAACCTCGGCGCGCACATGTTCTGGGATGAGCCCGACCAACAGCTGAAGGCCGAGAAGCGCCGCGCGTTCCTGACCGATATGAGCCTGCTCGGCGGTCTGATCATCGCCTCGGCCGACACCGCCGGGAAGCCGTCGCTGGGCTGGCGTGGGCGACGCGCGGCCCGCAAGGTCAGCGAAGCCGTGTCCGGTAGCCTGCCCGGCTCGAATCACGGCCTGCTGGACAACGATCTGCTGGACCGGGTCGGCCCCAAAGTCGGCCACGGCCTGCACGTCGGCGCCGAGCGTGGGCGTGAGCTGGCGCTGACCGCCGGTGAGCGCGCCGTCCCGCTGTTGGAGACCGCACGCAAGCGCGGCGCCGAATTCGCCGAGATCGCCCGTGAGCGTGGCGCCGAGCTGGCCGACATCGCCAGTGAGCGCGGCGCCGAGCTGGCCGATGTCGCCCGCAAGCGCGGCGCGGATTTCGCCGATGTCGCCAGTGAGCGCGGCGCGGAGCTCGCTGATGTCGCCCGCAAGCGCGGCGCCGAATTCGTCGACGTCGCGCGGGATCAGAGTGGCGAACTCGTCGATACCACGCGCGCGCGTGCCCGCAAGGCCAACAAGAAGGCCAAGAAGGACGCCAAGAAACTGGCCAAGCGCTGA
- a CDS encoding class I SAM-dependent methyltransferase, with the protein MLTVDFDRLDVGPGTTVIDVGCGAGRHSFEAYRRGANVIAFDQDAEELANVDTLLQAMGEAGEAPASAKAQVVVGDALALPYPDASFDCVVASEILEHIPNDDGAIAELIRVLKPGGKLAVTVPRWLPEQICWLLSDEYHANEGGHIRIYKADELRDKLVRGGLEFTHSHHAHALHSPFWWLKCAVGVEKPNHPAVKAYHQLLVWDMMSRPALTRLAESALNPLVGKSVALYFEKPITNAAPQ; encoded by the coding sequence ATGCTGACCGTCGACTTCGACCGGCTCGACGTCGGGCCGGGGACCACGGTCATCGACGTGGGCTGTGGTGCAGGGCGGCACAGCTTCGAGGCCTACCGCCGTGGCGCCAACGTGATCGCCTTCGACCAGGACGCCGAAGAACTGGCTAACGTCGACACTCTGCTGCAGGCGATGGGCGAGGCCGGCGAGGCCCCCGCGTCGGCCAAGGCTCAAGTCGTGGTCGGTGACGCACTGGCGCTGCCGTATCCCGATGCGTCCTTCGATTGTGTGGTGGCCTCAGAGATCCTCGAGCACATCCCCAACGACGACGGCGCGATCGCCGAGTTGATTCGCGTGCTCAAGCCGGGCGGCAAGCTCGCGGTGACGGTGCCGCGCTGGCTTCCCGAGCAGATCTGCTGGCTGCTGTCCGACGAGTACCACGCCAACGAGGGCGGCCACATCCGGATCTACAAGGCCGACGAACTGCGCGACAAGCTTGTTCGCGGCGGCCTGGAGTTCACCCACTCCCACCACGCGCACGCACTGCACTCACCGTTCTGGTGGCTCAAATGCGCTGTCGGCGTCGAGAAACCGAATCACCCGGCCGTCAAGGCGTATCACCAGCTGCTGGTGTGGGACATGATGTCGCGGCCGGCACTGACCAGACTCGCCGAATCCGCGCTCAATCCGCTGGTCGGCAAGAGTGTGGCCCTCTACTTCGAGAAGCCGATCACGAATGCCGCGCCCCAGTGA
- a CDS encoding FadR/GntR family transcriptional regulator: MVSELHSSVLTALGEAIVSGHYQPGHVLTLDGVSADHGVSRSVAREAIRVLESMRMVAPRRRVGITIQPASKWNVFDPRVIRWRLDVGDRTAQLMSLSELRRGFEPAAAALAARRADPHQCRIMAAAVSDMVVHGRSGDLESYLLADKIFHRTLLEASGNEMFRALNDVVAEVLGGRTHHGMMPDRPNPAAIELHDEVARAIRMRDEAAAERAMRAIIDEAAAALAGDLAAPGN; encoded by the coding sequence ATGGTCAGCGAGTTGCATAGCAGCGTGCTGACCGCTCTCGGCGAGGCGATTGTCTCCGGCCACTACCAGCCCGGGCACGTGCTGACCCTCGACGGCGTCAGCGCGGACCACGGGGTCTCTCGCTCGGTGGCGCGCGAGGCCATCCGGGTGCTCGAGTCCATGCGGATGGTCGCCCCACGCCGACGGGTCGGCATCACCATCCAGCCGGCGAGCAAATGGAACGTGTTCGACCCAAGGGTCATTCGCTGGCGATTGGATGTCGGTGACCGAACCGCGCAGCTGATGTCGCTGTCGGAGTTGCGTCGCGGTTTCGAGCCTGCGGCTGCGGCACTGGCTGCGCGCCGCGCAGACCCCCACCAGTGCCGCATCATGGCCGCCGCCGTGTCCGACATGGTGGTACACGGCCGATCCGGCGACCTGGAATCATATTTGCTGGCGGACAAGATCTTTCACCGCACGTTGTTGGAGGCAAGCGGCAACGAGATGTTCCGCGCGCTCAACGATGTCGTCGCCGAGGTTCTCGGCGGCCGCACTCATCACGGCATGATGCCCGATCGGCCCAACCCCGCCGCGATCGAACTGCACGATGAGGTGGCACGCGCGATCCGGATGCGCGACGAGGCTGCCGCCGAGCGCGCGATGCGGGCCATCATCGACGAGGCCGCGGCAGCGCTGGCCGGTGACCTTGCGGCGCCGGGCAATTAG
- a CDS encoding DUF4333 domain-containing protein — translation MTVLARLGAGLAAVSLAAAALSGCSSDVSTGGLAVSKTDLEKDITQRLQKAGEKPQTVTCADNLRGEGGKTTRCEVLLSGADSFDLVVTATKIDGENISYSMVPAASKEQLDKLVAKTVSQSSGAAVDSADCDGGLEGKPGAEAHCDVTAAGETTPHTVTVTKVEGLMMYFHVQPAA, via the coding sequence ATGACGGTGCTCGCTCGCCTCGGCGCCGGGCTCGCCGCGGTGAGCCTCGCCGCGGCGGCACTGAGTGGGTGTTCCTCAGACGTCAGCACCGGTGGTCTTGCCGTGTCGAAAACGGACCTCGAGAAAGACATCACCCAGCGGCTGCAGAAGGCGGGCGAGAAACCGCAAACCGTGACCTGTGCCGATAATCTGCGGGGCGAAGGCGGCAAGACCACCCGCTGCGAGGTGCTGCTGAGCGGCGCCGACAGCTTCGACCTCGTGGTCACCGCGACGAAGATCGACGGCGAGAACATCAGCTACAGCATGGTCCCCGCCGCGTCGAAGGAGCAGCTCGACAAGCTCGTGGCCAAGACCGTGTCGCAATCCTCCGGGGCGGCGGTCGATTCCGCCGACTGCGATGGCGGTCTGGAAGGGAAACCGGGCGCGGAGGCGCACTGCGACGTGACGGCGGCGGGCGAAACGACGCCGCACACGGTGACGGTGACCAAGGTGGAGGGGCTGATGATGTACTTCCATGTGCAGCCGGCGGCATAG
- a CDS encoding GntP family permease: MTNAHAILLAEAPKLPTPVAPGWQLILAFLAGIAVIVVLITVLHLHPFLSLIFGALTVGIVAGENLEKVLKSFSDGFGSTAAGVGILIALGAMFAKLLADSGGADEIVDTIVGRASPRALPWAMALVGAIIGLPMFFEIGLVLLMPVIYLVSRRSQLSLITVGIPALAGLSAMHGFVPPHPGPLTAISLLHADLGLTLAFGVAVAIPTIIVAGPLFGKLAGRWVVVEAPDTFGSGAAAVRAAGPEAEVMPDENRGDRRPSFGVTLFSVLLPVVLMLGKALVDIFIDDENQWFRITFDVLGTPLVALLLAVIVGIFTLGRGAGMSRSDVMKCVESGLPPVAGIILIVAAGGGFKQVLVDSGIGTLLADWAKDVNISVIVLAWVLAVLIRLATGSATVATITASALVLQLVEGLSSGQVSLVVLAVGAGSLFFSHVNDAGFWLVNQYFRISVGQTIKTWSLMETVLSVTGLIVVLLLGLVI, encoded by the coding sequence ATGACGAACGCCCATGCCATCCTTCTGGCCGAAGCGCCCAAGCTGCCCACCCCGGTAGCGCCCGGATGGCAGCTCATCCTGGCCTTCCTCGCCGGTATCGCGGTGATCGTCGTCCTCATCACCGTGCTGCACCTACACCCGTTCCTGTCGTTGATCTTTGGTGCCCTGACTGTGGGGATCGTCGCGGGCGAGAATCTGGAGAAGGTACTCAAGTCGTTCAGTGACGGGTTCGGCTCCACCGCGGCCGGTGTCGGTATCTTGATCGCCCTCGGCGCGATGTTCGCCAAACTTCTCGCCGATTCCGGAGGCGCGGACGAGATCGTCGACACCATCGTCGGTCGTGCCTCACCGCGCGCGCTGCCGTGGGCGATGGCCTTGGTGGGCGCGATCATCGGCCTGCCGATGTTCTTCGAGATCGGCCTGGTACTGCTGATGCCGGTCATCTATCTGGTCTCGCGGCGCTCCCAGCTGTCGCTGATCACTGTGGGAATCCCGGCACTGGCCGGCCTTTCGGCCATGCACGGATTCGTACCGCCGCACCCGGGGCCGCTGACCGCGATCAGCCTGCTCCACGCCGATCTCGGCCTGACCCTGGCTTTCGGTGTCGCGGTGGCGATCCCGACGATCATCGTGGCGGGCCCGCTGTTCGGCAAGCTCGCCGGCCGCTGGGTGGTCGTCGAGGCACCCGACACGTTCGGTTCGGGCGCCGCCGCGGTGCGCGCGGCCGGCCCGGAGGCTGAGGTGATGCCCGACGAGAACCGCGGTGATCGCAGGCCGTCATTCGGTGTGACGTTGTTCAGTGTGCTCCTGCCCGTCGTCCTCATGCTCGGAAAGGCGCTCGTCGACATTTTCATCGACGACGAGAATCAATGGTTCCGAATCACTTTCGACGTTCTGGGCACCCCGCTGGTCGCGCTGTTGCTTGCGGTGATCGTCGGCATCTTCACCCTTGGCCGCGGCGCGGGGATGTCTCGCAGCGACGTGATGAAGTGCGTCGAGTCGGGTCTGCCTCCGGTGGCGGGCATCATCCTGATCGTCGCCGCGGGTGGCGGTTTCAAGCAGGTGCTGGTCGACAGCGGAATCGGCACTCTGCTGGCGGACTGGGCCAAGGATGTCAACATCTCGGTCATCGTGCTGGCCTGGGTTCTTGCCGTGCTGATCCGGCTGGCGACCGGCTCGGCGACGGTGGCCACCATCACCGCGTCCGCGCTGGTCCTCCAGCTGGTCGAGGGCCTCAGCAGCGGTCAGGTGTCGCTGGTGGTGTTGGCAGTCGGCGCCGGCTCGCTCTTCTTCTCCCATGTCAACGACGCCGGATTCTGGTTGGTCAACCAGTACTTCCGGATCAGTGTCGGGCAGACGATCAAGACCTGGTCACTGATGGAGACGGTGCTGTCGGTGACCGGCCTGATCGTCGTGCTGCTCCTCGGGTTGGTGATCTGA
- a CDS encoding TetR family transcriptional regulator, producing the protein MSDPVARESTRRRLTAKQAATVDRLGRAAVEVLSREGFSGLTIRMVAAEAGVGAATAYTYFSSKEHLVAEVFWRRLASTPAPPDDSPDPVDRVVGVLRHIALLVADEPELAGAVTTALLGKDPDVEHLRFRIGREIHQRLCTALGTHCDSDADVIESLEQLYAGALVRAGMGYASYTEIASRLEASARLLLT; encoded by the coding sequence GTGTCTGATCCGGTAGCTCGGGAATCAACGCGACGCCGGTTAACCGCAAAGCAGGCCGCCACGGTGGACCGCTTGGGCCGCGCCGCGGTCGAGGTGCTGAGCCGGGAGGGATTCTCCGGGCTGACGATCCGGATGGTCGCCGCCGAGGCGGGAGTCGGCGCAGCCACGGCGTACACGTACTTCTCATCGAAAGAGCATCTGGTCGCCGAGGTGTTCTGGCGCCGCCTTGCCTCCACCCCGGCACCGCCGGACGACTCCCCCGACCCGGTCGACCGCGTGGTGGGTGTGCTCCGGCACATCGCGCTGCTGGTGGCCGACGAGCCGGAGCTGGCCGGCGCGGTCACCACCGCGCTGCTCGGCAAGGATCCCGATGTCGAGCACCTGCGTTTCCGGATCGGCCGCGAAATACACCAGCGATTGTGTACCGCCCTTGGGACACACTGTGATTCGGATGCCGACGTGATCGAGTCGCTCGAGCAGCTCTACGCGGGTGCACTGGTGCGAGCCGGGATGGGATACGCGTCCTACACCGAGATCGCCAGCCGCCTCGAAGCATCGGCGCGCTTGCTGCTGACCTGA
- a CDS encoding RDD family protein, whose protein sequence is MTTGDNDPNAYGPPGGYPPPPPTGQPGSYPPPPSGYPPPPPGQPGGYAPPPHNPYGQNPYGQPSYGGGFPPPIPAGGQPGGLGIRFAARLIDGLIVGIVSFVLALLFDATSNILVTGLFSGVLTFAYFVVFEVTQGWTPAKNILGLSVRGPGGAPKPDVQQSAIRNSFTLLSVIPYIGGLLAVIAYIVIAVTINGSPTKQGKHDELAGGTQVVKG, encoded by the coding sequence ATGACCACCGGTGACAACGACCCGAACGCGTACGGTCCGCCCGGGGGCTATCCCCCGCCTCCGCCGACGGGTCAGCCGGGGAGTTATCCCCCTCCGCCGTCCGGGTATCCCCCGCCGCCGCCCGGCCAGCCGGGCGGGTACGCCCCGCCACCGCACAATCCCTATGGGCAAAATCCTTATGGGCAACCGAGTTACGGTGGCGGTTTTCCGCCGCCGATTCCTGCCGGTGGGCAACCCGGCGGGCTGGGTATTCGGTTCGCCGCACGTCTGATCGACGGCCTCATCGTCGGCATCGTGTCCTTCGTGCTGGCGTTGCTGTTCGATGCGACCAGCAACATCCTTGTGACCGGGCTGTTTTCGGGCGTACTGACGTTTGCGTACTTCGTCGTCTTCGAGGTGACCCAGGGCTGGACTCCGGCCAAGAACATCCTGGGCCTGAGCGTGCGCGGGCCCGGCGGTGCACCCAAGCCGGATGTTCAGCAGTCGGCCATCCGCAACTCGTTCACGTTGCTGTCGGTGATTCCCTACATCGGCGGTCTGCTGGCCGTCATCGCCTACATCGTGATCGCGGTGACGATCAACGGCAGTCCGACCAAGCAGGGCAAGCACGACGAACTCGCCGGCGGAACCCAGGTCGTCAAGGGCTGA
- a CDS encoding glycosyltransferase family 4 protein: MRIALLSYRSKTHCGGQGVYVRHLSRGLVELGHDVEVFSGQPYPEILDPRVRLTKVPSLDLYREPDPFRVPHPSEIRDRFDALELATMWTSGFPEPRTFSLRAARLLAARLNEFDVVHDNQCLGTGLLRIAEMGLPVVATVHHPITRDRILDLAAAKWWRKPLVHRWYGFAQMQKKVARRIPDLLTVSSSSATDIADDFGVSPQQLRVVPLGVDTELFKPSDQPRVPGRIIAISSADRPLKGIGHLLNAVARLRTEHDLELQLVAKLEPNGPTEKLIAELGISDIVHTSSGLSDEELAGLFASAEIACIPSLYEGFSLPAVEAMASGTPIVASRAGALPEVLGPDGECADLVTPGDVKELTAALGRLLESPARRQWLGTAGRRRALDVFSWESVAAQTVRVYEQAIARTGRVTNSVEAVDESC, from the coding sequence ATGCGGATTGCGTTGCTGTCCTACCGCAGCAAAACCCACTGTGGCGGGCAGGGCGTCTACGTCCGGCACTTGAGCCGCGGCTTGGTCGAACTCGGCCACGACGTCGAGGTGTTCTCCGGTCAGCCCTATCCCGAGATCCTCGATCCCCGCGTTCGGCTCACCAAGGTCCCCAGCCTGGATCTCTACCGGGAACCCGACCCGTTCCGCGTCCCGCACCCCAGCGAGATCCGCGACCGCTTCGACGCGCTGGAACTGGCCACCATGTGGACATCCGGCTTCCCCGAACCTCGTACCTTCAGCCTGCGCGCCGCGCGACTGCTGGCCGCTCGGCTGAATGAGTTCGATGTGGTGCACGACAACCAGTGCCTCGGCACCGGCCTGCTGCGCATCGCCGAGATGGGCCTGCCCGTTGTGGCCACCGTCCACCATCCGATCACCCGGGACCGCATTCTGGACCTTGCCGCAGCAAAATGGTGGCGAAAGCCGTTGGTGCACAGGTGGTATGGCTTTGCACAAATGCAGAAGAAGGTCGCCCGCCGCATTCCCGACCTGCTCACCGTGTCGTCGTCGTCGGCCACCGATATCGCCGACGATTTCGGCGTCAGTCCGCAGCAACTGCGCGTGGTGCCGCTCGGGGTGGACACCGAACTCTTCAAGCCCTCCGACCAGCCGCGGGTGCCAGGCCGCATCATCGCGATCTCCAGCGCGGATCGGCCGTTGAAGGGCATCGGGCATCTGCTGAACGCCGTCGCCAGGCTGCGCACCGAACACGACCTCGAATTGCAATTGGTGGCGAAACTGGAGCCCAACGGGCCGACCGAGAAATTGATCGCCGAATTGGGTATCAGCGATATCGTGCACACCTCCAGCGGATTGTCCGACGAGGAGCTTGCGGGCCTGTTCGCCTCGGCTGAAATCGCCTGCATCCCCTCCCTCTACGAAGGCTTCTCACTGCCCGCCGTGGAGGCCATGGCCAGCGGCACCCCCATCGTGGCGAGCCGGGCCGGCGCGTTGCCCGAAGTCTTGGGTCCCGACGGTGAATGCGCCGATCTGGTGACACCGGGCGACGTCAAGGAGCTGACCGCCGCACTCGGCCGGCTGCTGGAATCCCCTGCCCGCCGTCAGTGGCTGGGCACCGCGGGCCGGCGCCGCGCGCTCGACGTGTTCAGCTGGGAGTCGGTGGCCGCGCAGACCGTACGGGTCTACGAGCAGGCGATCGCCCGGACCGGGCGCGTGACCAACTCTGTCGAGGCGGTGGACGAATCATGCTGA